In Belonocnema kinseyi isolate 2016_QV_RU_SX_M_011 chromosome 4, B_treatae_v1, whole genome shotgun sequence, a single window of DNA contains:
- the LOC117170764 gene encoding zinc finger BED domain-containing protein 4-like, producing MQEEVEECDNALTLFSKHVWGINHLRAKELHYAIAEMIAVDNEPISFVEKAGFERLMSKTSPNYKVPCRKYFTKTILPDMYSRVKEVVKTMLSTVKWMSLTSDVWTCIETRYSFISSTAHWIGDNFQRKSAALSIKVFPGRHMGEAIRKINRTIVILGYR from the coding sequence ATGCAAGAAGAAGTTGAGGAATGTGACAATGCTTTAACACTTTTCTCCAAACATGTTTGGGGCATTAATCATTTACGGGCAAAAGAACTTCACTATGCTATTGCAGAAATGATAGCAGTAGATAATGAGCCTATTTCTTTTGTCGAAAAAGCCGGATTTGAAAGGTTAATGTCTAAAACTTCACCAAATTATAAAGTTCCATGCCGAAAATACTTCACAAAGACCATTCTACCTGACATGTACAGCAGAGTTAAAGAAGTTGTAAAAACAATGTTATCTACAGTGAAGTGGATGTCGCTAACGTCTGATGTGTGGACTTGTATAGAAACACGTTACAGTTTCATTAGTTCAACTGCTCACTGGATAGGCgataattttcagagaaaaagtgCTGCACTAAGTATCAAAGTATTTCCTGGCAGACATATGGGAGAAGCTATCCGAAAAATTAACAGAACTATTGTCATTTTGGGATATCGATAA